The following coding sequences are from one Verrucosispora sp. WMMD573 window:
- a CDS encoding PLP-dependent cysteine synthase family protein, which translates to MTHLDRCDEASRRWVTEAIAAVEADANRSADTHLLPFPLPRHWGIDLYLKDESVHPTGSLKHRLARSLFLYGLCNGWIGPATTIVEASSGSTAVSEAYFARMLGLPFIAVMPASTSPEKIAQIEFQGGRCHLVRDPAKVVIEARWLAEDSGGHYMDQFTYAERATDWRGNNNIAESIYAQLALERHPIPAWIVVGAGTGGTSATIGRYARYRRLPTKLCVVDPENSAFYPAWQAADWSVRTGRGSRIEGIGRPTVEASFLPSVVDRMVQVPDAASLAAMRAASAVLGRRVGGSTGTNLWGAFGLIAELLAAGRTGSVVTLICDAGDRYADTYYADEWVAGQGLDLTPHLATVDRFLADGSWPT; encoded by the coding sequence GTGACTCATCTCGACCGGTGCGACGAGGCCAGCCGGCGGTGGGTGACCGAGGCGATCGCGGCGGTGGAGGCGGACGCGAACCGGTCCGCCGACACCCACCTGCTGCCGTTCCCGCTGCCCCGGCACTGGGGGATCGACCTCTACCTCAAGGACGAGTCGGTCCACCCGACCGGGTCGCTGAAGCACCGGCTGGCCCGCTCCTTGTTCCTGTACGGGCTCTGCAACGGCTGGATCGGACCGGCCACCACGATCGTCGAGGCGTCCTCCGGCTCGACTGCGGTTTCCGAGGCGTACTTCGCCCGGATGCTCGGGTTGCCCTTCATCGCGGTGATGCCCGCCTCCACCTCGCCCGAGAAGATCGCCCAGATCGAGTTCCAGGGCGGCCGGTGCCATCTCGTCCGGGACCCGGCGAAGGTGGTCATCGAGGCACGCTGGCTCGCCGAGGACTCCGGCGGGCACTACATGGACCAGTTCACCTACGCGGAGCGGGCCACCGACTGGCGGGGCAACAACAACATCGCCGAGTCGATCTACGCGCAGCTCGCCCTGGAACGGCATCCGATACCGGCCTGGATCGTGGTCGGCGCGGGTACCGGCGGCACCAGCGCCACCATCGGCCGCTACGCCCGCTACCGGCGGCTGCCCACCAAGCTCTGCGTGGTCGATCCGGAGAACTCCGCGTTCTACCCCGCCTGGCAGGCGGCCGACTGGTCGGTGCGCACCGGTCGGGGCTCCCGGATCGAGGGCATCGGCCGGCCGACCGTCGAGGCGTCGTTCCTGCCCTCGGTGGTGGACCGGATGGTGCAGGTGCCCGACGCGGCTTCCCTGGCGGCCATGCGAGCCGCCTCGGCGGTGCTGGGCCGGCGGGTGGGCGGCTCGACCGGCACCAACCTGTGGGGTGCCTTCGGCCTGATCGCCGAACTGCTGGCCGCCGGCCGGACGGGCTCGGTGGTCACCCTGATCTGCGACGCGGGCGACCGGTACGCCGACACCTACTACGCCGACGAGTGGGTGGCCGGGCAGGGCCTCGACCTGACGCCGCACCTGGCCACCGTCGACCGCTTCCTGGCCGACGGCTCCTGGCCGACCTGA
- a CDS encoding DUF6232 family protein, protein MTEHSGVTQIRVNRATLWIGGDVYQLSSIARVRSLMSEPDRRGIGRAIARACGWFAGGVLLLCCVGQMELPGFALVLVAAAVLGVIAYHVWQAIRLARQATQYALVVETNGATSAALVSTDRAMVEGLVNLIANALENPPTREIVQNIDNRKLVFGDEINMMGGGVQIGKVARGD, encoded by the coding sequence GTGACGGAGCATTCCGGCGTCACACAGATTAGAGTCAACCGAGCCACCTTGTGGATCGGCGGCGACGTTTATCAGCTCAGCAGCATCGCTCGCGTCCGATCGCTGATGTCCGAACCGGACCGTCGGGGCATCGGGCGCGCGATCGCCCGAGCCTGTGGCTGGTTCGCCGGCGGAGTGCTGCTGCTCTGCTGCGTCGGGCAGATGGAACTTCCGGGTTTCGCGCTCGTCCTGGTCGCCGCCGCCGTGCTCGGCGTGATCGCGTATCACGTCTGGCAAGCGATCCGGCTAGCCCGCCAGGCGACCCAGTACGCATTGGTGGTCGAGACGAACGGGGCTACCAGTGCGGCGCTTGTGAGCACCGACCGCGCCATGGTTGAGGGTCTGGTCAACCTGATCGCGAACGCTCTCGAGAATCCGCCGACCCGGGAGATCGTCCAGAACATCGACAACCGGAAGCTGGTATTCGGAGACGAAATCAACATGATGGGCGGCGGCGTCCAGATCGGGAAGGTAGCACGCGGTGACTGA
- a CDS encoding putative glycolipid-binding domain-containing protein, whose translation MPTTPKSLLWTRTDTAGAEHALVDDGHGLAAQGTQLAVDPVPYTCRYQVTTDTDWASVRLEVEVEGAGWRRSVRLERATQRWRVTAAEQGDLDAVLTAAGHAPAGLPGVEDPDRLADALDVDLGGSPLFNTLPLRRLGLDSAPPDTAHSISVAWVLLPSLTVLPTEQLYTGLGPNRFRYASGGFSAEVEVDADGYVLRYPGLAERAAPR comes from the coding sequence ATGCCGACCACGCCGAAGTCACTGCTATGGACCCGTACGGACACCGCCGGTGCCGAGCACGCCCTGGTCGACGACGGCCACGGCTTGGCGGCGCAGGGCACCCAGTTGGCCGTCGACCCGGTTCCCTACACCTGCCGCTACCAGGTGACCACCGATACCGACTGGGCCAGTGTCCGTCTTGAGGTCGAGGTCGAGGGCGCCGGTTGGCGGCGCAGCGTACGGCTGGAACGGGCGACGCAGCGGTGGCGGGTGACCGCCGCCGAGCAGGGTGACCTCGACGCGGTCCTGACCGCCGCCGGGCACGCCCCGGCCGGGCTGCCCGGCGTGGAGGACCCGGATCGGCTCGCCGACGCCCTCGACGTGGATCTGGGTGGCTCCCCGCTGTTCAACACCCTGCCGCTGCGCCGGCTCGGCCTGGACTCGGCACCCCCCGACACCGCGCACTCGATAAGCGTTGCCTGGGTGTTGCTGCCCAGCCTCACCGTGCTCCCCACCGAGCAGCTCTACACGGGGTTGGGCCCGAACCGGTTCCGGTACGCCAGCGGCGGCTTCAGCGCCGAGGTCGAGGTGGACGCCGACGGCTACGTCCTGCGTTACCCGGGTCTGGCCGAGCGCGCGGCCCCCCGCTGA
- a CDS encoding DEAD/DEAH box helicase, with protein MTTSADLGMPPFSPDLPAAPQPAGTTTPVTFDSLGLPRQLVRALDRQGITTPFEIQQATVPDALAGRDVLGRGQTGSGKTLAFGLPLLARIAAGERARPRHPRALVLVPTRELAMQVNDALLPLGKAVGVFLKTAVGGVPYDRQIDALRRGVEVVVATPGRLADLIDRGVCQLDDVEITVLDEADQMADMGFLPEVTELLAKTPADAQRLLFSATLDGDVDALVRRFMTDPVTHSTAPPTAAVSTMDHHLLLIPPQEKFPVTASIAARAGRTIVFARTQLGVDRLVTQLAAVGVRAGGLHGGKTQRMRTRTLAEFREGRTNVLVATDVAARGIHVDGVSLVLHVDPPKDPKDYLHRAGRTARAGEAGAVATLVLPKQRRTTLAMLEKAGVEPAQSRVRVGDPVLAELTGAREPSGVPVRDEPEQQPRRGSRPGGPRRFGDRPTGERRYADHGHRGERRFAEQAPGDRRYHDNPRGERRFGSDRGGRSDGWNTHDRPREDRRGTGGRPRVRSY; from the coding sequence TTGACCACCTCCGCTGACCTCGGCATGCCCCCGTTCTCCCCCGACCTTCCCGCCGCGCCGCAGCCGGCCGGCACGACCACCCCGGTCACCTTCGACTCGCTCGGGCTTCCCCGGCAGTTGGTCCGCGCCCTGGACCGGCAGGGCATCACCACTCCGTTCGAGATCCAACAGGCCACCGTGCCGGACGCGCTCGCCGGGCGCGACGTGCTGGGCCGTGGACAGACCGGCTCCGGCAAGACTCTCGCGTTCGGGCTGCCGCTGCTGGCCCGGATCGCCGCCGGTGAGCGGGCCCGGCCCCGGCATCCACGGGCCCTCGTCCTGGTGCCCACCCGGGAACTGGCTATGCAGGTCAACGACGCGCTGCTGCCGCTCGGCAAGGCCGTGGGCGTGTTCCTCAAGACCGCCGTCGGCGGCGTGCCGTACGACCGGCAGATCGATGCCCTGCGGCGCGGCGTCGAGGTGGTGGTGGCCACCCCGGGTCGGCTCGCCGACCTGATCGACCGTGGTGTGTGCCAGCTCGACGACGTCGAGATCACCGTGCTCGACGAGGCCGACCAGATGGCCGACATGGGTTTCCTGCCCGAGGTCACCGAGTTGCTGGCGAAGACGCCGGCGGATGCGCAGCGACTGCTCTTCTCGGCCACTCTGGACGGCGACGTCGACGCGCTGGTGCGGCGGTTCATGACCGACCCGGTCACCCACTCGACCGCCCCGCCGACCGCGGCGGTGTCCACGATGGACCACCACCTGCTGCTCATCCCGCCGCAGGAGAAGTTCCCGGTGACCGCGTCGATCGCCGCGCGGGCGGGCCGGACCATCGTCTTCGCCCGTACCCAGTTGGGCGTGGACCGGCTGGTCACGCAGCTCGCCGCCGTCGGCGTACGGGCTGGCGGGCTGCACGGGGGCAAGACGCAGCGGATGCGCACCCGCACGCTTGCGGAGTTCCGCGAGGGCCGGACCAACGTCCTGGTCGCCACCGACGTCGCGGCGCGGGGCATCCACGTCGACGGGGTCTCCCTCGTGCTGCACGTCGACCCGCCGAAGGACCCGAAGGACTACCTGCACCGTGCGGGGCGTACCGCCCGGGCCGGTGAGGCCGGCGCGGTGGCCACTCTGGTGCTGCCGAAGCAGCGCCGCACCACCCTGGCCATGCTGGAGAAGGCCGGTGTGGAGCCGGCCCAGTCCCGGGTACGCGTCGGCGACCCCGTACTGGCTGAGCTGACCGGGGCGCGGGAGCCGAGCGGGGTGCCGGTACGCGACGAGCCGGAGCAGCAGCCCCGGCGCGGCAGCCGGCCAGGTGGCCCCCGTCGCTTCGGCGACCGGCCGACCGGCGAGCGCCGCTACGCCGATCACGGTCACCGGGGCGAACGTCGCTTCGCGGAGCAGGCACCGGGCGACCGCCGGTACCACGACAACCCGCGCGGCGAACGCCGCTTCGGCAGCGACCGGGGCGGCCGGTCGGACGGTTGGAACACGCACGACCGGCCACGCGAGGACCGCCGTGGGACGGGCGGCCGACCACGGGTTCGCAGCTACTGA
- a CDS encoding NlpC/P60 family protein: MIDSADGRQRRRGPVVSPVLRPALWSALLAAVASTVLAAPAYAEPGIPVTVPDTGSRPTATGPLQLPGMPAGTTPGLTPPTLGTPGASALETRITAAEARVAELGTRLLELEQQRNEVQTQFLTAERDLEFARGTAQQAQQRADQAAAEAIKAAAALPPGGFATDLRELDLLSRANRGEKVGHDTGPATGELTRARAAEQVATQAHAAAQSRLQGVQQQYTATRQALREAEAELIKLRDENSAQLVELARQQEAAEQQIGADYVDQSAGGLAAHPTAKAAVAYARKQLGDPYVWAAEGPNSFDCSGLMWAAYRSAGYRQLPRVSRDQYRATSSRTVPRTALLPGDLLFFASGSSWQSIHHVGMYVGGGKMIHAPTTGDVVKISTVRWSRLYAATRVVGAVPAPTSSPTPSQPPAPKPTPKPTPTKTPTPTPKPTKTPKPSTTPSVSPTPSPSGSTTPSATPPATTSPPVTTSPPVTTSPPVTTSPPEDTEPTLGASSVAPPTAAGTTDPAASSAAPEDSVSASPSTVGGR, translated from the coding sequence ATGATCGACAGCGCGGACGGACGGCAGCGGCGACGAGGCCCGGTGGTCTCACCGGTGCTCCGGCCGGCGCTCTGGTCCGCCCTGCTGGCCGCGGTCGCCAGTACGGTCCTCGCCGCACCGGCCTACGCCGAGCCCGGCATACCCGTGACGGTGCCCGACACCGGTTCCCGTCCCACGGCCACCGGGCCTCTCCAACTGCCCGGCATGCCCGCCGGGACGACCCCGGGCCTGACGCCACCGACGCTCGGCACTCCGGGCGCCAGCGCGTTGGAGACCCGGATCACCGCCGCGGAGGCGCGGGTCGCCGAGTTGGGCACCCGGCTACTCGAACTCGAACAGCAGCGCAACGAGGTGCAGACCCAGTTCCTCACCGCCGAGCGTGATCTGGAGTTTGCCCGGGGCACGGCCCAGCAGGCGCAGCAGCGTGCCGACCAGGCCGCCGCCGAGGCGATCAAGGCCGCCGCCGCGCTACCACCCGGCGGTTTCGCCACCGACCTGCGCGAACTGGACCTGCTCAGCCGGGCGAACCGGGGCGAGAAGGTCGGGCACGACACCGGCCCGGCCACTGGCGAGCTGACGCGCGCCCGCGCCGCCGAGCAGGTGGCGACGCAGGCGCACGCGGCCGCCCAGTCGCGACTTCAGGGCGTTCAGCAGCAGTACACCGCCACCCGGCAGGCGCTGCGCGAAGCCGAGGCGGAACTGATCAAGCTGCGGGACGAGAACTCCGCGCAGTTGGTCGAGTTGGCTCGCCAGCAGGAGGCCGCCGAGCAGCAGATCGGCGCCGACTACGTCGACCAGTCCGCCGGTGGGCTGGCCGCGCACCCCACGGCAAAGGCCGCCGTCGCGTACGCCCGGAAACAGCTCGGCGACCCATACGTCTGGGCGGCCGAGGGCCCGAACTCGTTCGACTGCTCGGGCCTGATGTGGGCGGCGTACCGATCCGCGGGCTACCGACAGCTGCCGCGGGTCTCCCGGGACCAGTACCGCGCAACCAGCTCACGGACGGTGCCTCGCACCGCGCTGCTTCCCGGCGACCTGCTCTTCTTCGCCTCGGGCAGCAGTTGGCAGAGCATCCACCACGTGGGGATGTACGTCGGCGGCGGCAAAATGATCCACGCGCCGACCACCGGTGACGTGGTCAAGATCTCCACGGTTCGCTGGTCGCGGCTCTACGCCGCAACCCGGGTGGTGGGTGCCGTTCCGGCACCGACCTCCTCGCCCACCCCGTCGCAGCCGCCGGCCCCCAAGCCGACGCCCAAGCCGACGCCGACCAAGACGCCGACGCCGACGCCGAAGCCCACCAAGACGCCGAAACCCTCGACCACGCCGTCGGTCAGTCCGACGCCGAGCCCATCGGGATCCACCACCCCGTCGGCAACCCCGCCCGCGACCACCTCGCCCCCGGTGACCACCTCCCCGCCCGTGACCACCTCCCCGCCCGTGACCACGTCCCCGCCGGAGGACACCGAACCGACCCTCGGGGCCAGCAGCGTCGCGCCGCCCACCGCCGCCGGCACCACCGATCCGGCGGCCAGCAGCGCGGCACCCGAAGACAGCGTCTCGGCCAGCCCGTCAACGGTCGGCGGACGGTGA
- the mqnE gene encoding aminofutalosine synthase MqnE, which yields MDAGLKRELEAKVYAGERLTREDGIALYSSDDLTWLGRLAHHRRTEMNGDRVMFNVNRHLNLTNVCSASCAYCSFQRKPGEKDAYTMRIDEAVRKAKEMEDEQLTELHIVNGLHPTLPWRYYPKVLRELKAALPNVKLKAFTATEVQWFEKISGLGADEILDELMDAGLESLTGGGAEIFDWEIRQHIVDHACHWEDWSRIHRLAHSKGMKTPSTMLYGHIEEPRHRVDHVLRLRELQDETGGFLVFIPLRYQHDFVDSADGKIRNRIQARTTMASPAESLKTFAVSRLLFDNVPHVKCFWVMHGLSVAQLSLNFGVDDLDGSVVEYKITHDADSYGTPNTMHRDDLLHLIWDAGFRPVERNTRYEVVREYDAATTLAERRAEPQQVWA from the coding sequence ATGGACGCCGGACTCAAGCGCGAACTCGAAGCGAAGGTGTACGCGGGGGAGCGGCTGACTCGTGAGGACGGGATCGCCCTCTACTCCAGCGACGACCTGACCTGGTTGGGGCGGCTGGCCCACCACAGGCGCACCGAGATGAACGGTGACCGGGTGATGTTCAACGTCAACCGGCACCTGAACCTCACGAACGTGTGCAGCGCGAGCTGCGCGTACTGCTCCTTCCAGCGCAAGCCGGGCGAGAAGGACGCGTACACCATGCGTATCGACGAGGCGGTTCGCAAGGCCAAGGAGATGGAGGACGAGCAGCTCACCGAGCTGCACATCGTCAACGGCCTGCACCCGACGCTGCCCTGGCGTTACTACCCCAAGGTCCTGCGCGAGCTGAAGGCCGCGCTGCCGAACGTCAAGCTCAAGGCGTTCACCGCGACCGAGGTGCAGTGGTTCGAGAAGATCAGCGGACTGGGCGCCGACGAGATCCTCGACGAGTTGATGGACGCGGGTCTGGAGTCGCTTACCGGCGGCGGCGCGGAGATCTTCGACTGGGAGATCCGCCAGCACATCGTCGACCACGCCTGCCACTGGGAGGACTGGTCCCGGATCCACCGGCTGGCGCACAGCAAGGGGATGAAGACCCCGTCAACCATGCTCTACGGCCACATCGAGGAGCCCCGACACCGGGTCGACCACGTACTGCGGCTGCGTGAGTTGCAGGACGAGACCGGCGGCTTCCTGGTCTTCATTCCGCTGCGCTACCAGCACGACTTCGTCGACTCGGCGGACGGGAAGATCCGTAACCGGATCCAGGCCCGCACCACGATGGCCTCGCCGGCCGAGTCGCTGAAGACCTTCGCGGTCTCCCGCCTGCTGTTCGACAACGTCCCGCACGTCAAGTGCTTCTGGGTGATGCACGGCCTGTCGGTGGCTCAGCTCTCGCTCAACTTCGGTGTCGACGACCTGGACGGCTCGGTCGTGGAATACAAGATCACCCACGACGCCGACTCGTACGGGACGCCGAACACCATGCACCGCGACGACCTGCTGCACCTCATCTGGGACGCCGGGTTCCGCCCGGTCGAGCGCAACACCCGCTACGAGGTGGTCCGCGAGTACGACGCGGCCACCACGCTGGCCGAGCGTCGGGCCGAGCCGCAGCAGGTCTGGGCCTGA
- a CDS encoding DUF4229 domain-containing protein — protein MSAAVKYTLGRIGLFVVVVAALWPVDMDIFLKLILALLFSAALSFFLLKGWRDEMAEEMAAAAERRRGEKERLRSALAGDDQADDDATGDRPTDGKG, from the coding sequence GTGAGTGCGGCGGTCAAGTACACGCTCGGCCGGATCGGTTTGTTCGTGGTCGTGGTGGCGGCCCTCTGGCCGGTCGACATGGACATCTTCCTCAAGTTGATCCTGGCGCTGCTGTTCTCCGCAGCCCTCTCGTTCTTCCTGCTCAAGGGCTGGCGTGACGAGATGGCCGAGGAGATGGCCGCCGCCGCCGAGCGTCGTCGCGGGGAGAAGGAGCGGCTGCGGTCCGCCCTGGCCGGCGACGACCAGGCCGACGACGACGCGACGGGTGATCGGCCGACCGACGGGAAGGGCTGA
- a CDS encoding M14 family zinc carboxypeptidase yields the protein MAFRSVPVRRALALIVAAGLGLLIVAAPPVSAEPAPDRDQQPAAVPYRVLGPKTLADRNAVARTGAAIDYSEHGVLHVSATRAEAAAITRLGFRLEAIAALPTDRGQADGDVGVLGFPSADSNYHDYPEMIAAVNKVVADHPTIARKISIGSSYEGRDLVAVKISDNVATDENEPEILFNAQQHAREHLTVEMAIYLLNLFTDNYGSDSRITSLVNGREIWVVPSVNPDGSEYDIATGSYRSWRKNRQPNSGSSYVGTDLNRNWSYNFGCCGGSSGSTSSDTYRGPSAFSAPETQALRNFVNSRVVGGVQQIKANIDFHTYSELVLWPYGYTYNNTAPGMSADQYNTFATIGQQMAATNGFTPQQSSDLYITDGSSIDWMWATHGIWAYTFELYPGSASGGGFYPPDEVIPQQTSRNREAVLILSEYADCPYRAIGKQAQYCGTGGGGTTVWSDTFETATGWTINPNGTDTATTGQWERGAAQATNSSGAKQLTPYAGSNDLVTGRLAGSGAGDYDIDGGATSARSPAVALPSSGTLTLSLAWYLAHGSNASSADYFRVSVVHNGGTTALLTQSGAASNRNGAWTVSNLNLTPYAGQSIRILVEAADTSTASLVEAAVDNVTITSS from the coding sequence ATGGCCTTCCGTTCCGTTCCCGTCCGTCGTGCCCTGGCGCTCATCGTCGCCGCCGGGCTCGGCCTGCTCATCGTCGCCGCGCCACCGGTCTCCGCCGAACCGGCGCCCGACCGGGACCAACAACCGGCCGCCGTGCCCTACCGGGTGCTCGGCCCGAAGACCCTCGCCGACCGCAACGCGGTCGCCCGTACGGGTGCCGCCATCGACTACTCCGAGCACGGTGTGCTGCACGTCTCGGCCACCCGGGCCGAGGCCGCCGCCATCACCCGGCTCGGTTTCCGGCTGGAGGCGATCGCCGCGCTGCCCACCGACCGGGGACAGGCCGACGGCGACGTCGGTGTCCTCGGCTTCCCGTCGGCCGACTCCAACTACCACGACTACCCAGAGATGATCGCGGCGGTCAACAAGGTGGTGGCCGATCACCCGACGATCGCGCGGAAGATCAGCATCGGCAGCTCGTACGAGGGCCGTGACCTGGTCGCGGTGAAGATCTCCGACAACGTCGCCACCGACGAGAACGAGCCGGAGATCCTGTTCAACGCGCAGCAGCACGCCCGCGAGCACCTGACCGTCGAGATGGCGATCTACCTGCTCAACCTCTTCACTGACAACTATGGCTCCGACTCGCGGATCACCAGCCTGGTCAACGGCCGGGAGATCTGGGTGGTGCCCTCGGTCAACCCGGACGGCAGCGAGTACGACATCGCCACCGGCTCTTACCGGTCGTGGCGCAAGAACCGCCAACCCAACAGCGGATCGTCGTACGTCGGCACCGACCTAAACCGGAACTGGAGCTACAACTTCGGGTGCTGCGGCGGCTCGTCCGGCTCCACCTCCTCGGACACCTACCGGGGTCCGTCGGCGTTCTCCGCGCCCGAGACGCAGGCGCTGCGCAACTTCGTCAACAGCCGGGTTGTCGGCGGGGTGCAGCAGATCAAGGCCAACATCGACTTCCACACCTACTCCGAGCTGGTGCTCTGGCCGTACGGCTACACGTACAACAACACCGCGCCGGGGATGAGCGCCGACCAGTACAACACCTTCGCCACCATCGGTCAGCAGATGGCGGCGACCAACGGCTTCACCCCGCAGCAGTCCAGTGACCTGTACATCACCGACGGCAGCAGCATCGACTGGATGTGGGCGACGCACGGCATCTGGGCCTACACCTTCGAGCTGTACCCGGGCTCGGCCTCCGGCGGCGGCTTCTACCCGCCCGACGAGGTCATCCCGCAGCAGACCTCGCGCAACCGGGAGGCGGTGCTGATCCTCTCCGAGTACGCCGACTGCCCGTACCGGGCCATCGGCAAGCAGGCTCAGTACTGCGGCACCGGTGGCGGGGGGACCACGGTCTGGTCGGACACCTTCGAGACCGCGACCGGCTGGACGATCAACCCCAACGGCACCGACACCGCGACCACCGGCCAGTGGGAACGGGGCGCCGCGCAGGCCACCAACTCCAGCGGAGCCAAGCAACTCACCCCGTACGCGGGCAGCAACGACCTGGTGACCGGCCGGCTCGCGGGCAGCGGCGCGGGTGACTACGACATCGACGGCGGGGCGACAAGTGCCCGTTCACCGGCCGTCGCACTGCCGTCCAGCGGCACGTTGACGCTGTCGCTGGCCTGGTATCTCGCGCACGGCTCGAACGCGTCGTCGGCGGACTACTTCCGGGTCAGCGTGGTGCACAACGGCGGCACCACGGCGCTGCTCACCCAGTCCGGCGCGGCCAGCAACCGCAACGGTGCCTGGACGGTGTCGAACCTCAACCTCACCCCGTACGCCGGCCAGTCCATCCGGATCCTGGTGGAGGCCGCGGACACCTCGACCGCCAGCCTCGTCGAGGCGGCTGTGGACAACGTCACCATCACCTCCTCCTGA
- a CDS encoding ABC transporter substrate-binding protein encodes MFRRTPAVFAASLAAAALALGACAEKTTDTPSAGGSPSAATFPVTVGSLTLEQRPEKIVSLSATATEMLFAIDAGPQVTAVDDQSNFPADAPKTDLSGYQPNAEAIAAKDPDLVVLSDDRNKIVDQLTKLKIPVYQAPAAQTLDDSYRQLTELGTLTGNPDAAADVVQRMKDDITKIVAEVPQRAEAPTYFHELGPELYTATSKTFIGSIYSLAGLENIADAADADGKNGGYPQLSQEVIVDANPDFIFLSDVKCCQQSAATVKARSGWGSLTAVQQDQIVELDDDVASRWGPRVVDLLRTIVDATAKVSP; translated from the coding sequence ATGTTCAGACGTACTCCCGCAGTCTTCGCCGCCAGCCTGGCGGCGGCTGCGCTCGCGCTCGGCGCCTGCGCCGAGAAGACCACCGACACCCCCAGCGCCGGCGGCAGCCCGAGCGCCGCCACCTTCCCCGTCACCGTTGGTTCGCTGACCCTGGAACAGCGACCCGAGAAGATCGTCTCGCTGTCGGCGACGGCCACCGAGATGCTCTTCGCGATCGACGCCGGCCCGCAGGTCACCGCGGTCGACGACCAGTCCAACTTCCCGGCGGACGCACCGAAGACGGATCTCTCCGGCTACCAGCCGAACGCCGAGGCGATCGCCGCGAAGGACCCCGACCTGGTGGTGCTCAGCGACGACCGCAACAAGATCGTCGACCAGCTCACCAAGCTCAAGATCCCCGTTTACCAGGCTCCGGCGGCGCAGACCCTCGACGACTCCTACCGGCAGCTCACCGAGCTGGGCACGCTCACCGGCAACCCCGACGCGGCGGCCGACGTGGTCCAGCGGATGAAGGACGACATCACGAAGATCGTGGCCGAGGTGCCGCAGCGAGCCGAGGCGCCCACCTACTTCCACGAGCTGGGTCCGGAGCTGTACACCGCCACCAGCAAGACCTTCATCGGTTCGATCTACAGCCTCGCCGGGCTGGAGAACATCGCCGACGCGGCCGACGCCGACGGGAAGAACGGCGGCTACCCGCAGCTGTCCCAGGAAGTCATCGTCGACGCCAACCCGGACTTCATCTTCCTCTCCGACGTGAAGTGCTGCCAGCAGAGCGCCGCGACGGTCAAGGCGCGCAGTGGCTGGGGCTCGCTGACCGCCGTGCAGCAGGACCAGATCGTGGAACTCGACGACGACGTCGCCTCCCGGTGGGGGCCGCGCGTGGTGGATCTGCTGCGGACCATCGTGGACGCCACCGCCAAGGTGTCCCCGTGA